Sequence from the Salinicoccus sp. Bachu38 genome:
TATGAATTCGAGAACATCGACGCACATATTCTGCGGACACTCGTCCATGACTACAATGTGCCGCAGGGTGCCGAAACGGTGCTGACACTCCAGAACCGCGACCTCGAGAAGACGGCAATCGCTGAGTCGGGTGCGGACATCGTCCCCTATGGAAAAATCGAAGATGGGGACGCGCTCAAAGGATTCGTCCGGGAGCACGGTCTGCCGGTCATCGTCAAGACGACGACGGGCGGCTATGACGGCAAGGGCCAGATGGTGATTGAAAGCGAAGCGGAGCTCGCAGAAATGAACATCCCGTTCGATGAAGCGGAATGGGTGGTCGAGAAATATCTCCACCTGGAGCGCGAAGTCTCCCTGACAACAGCGCGCAGCACGAGCGGGCAGGTCATCCATTTTCCTCTGCAGGAGAACCTGCATAAGAATCAGATACTCTACCGCACGATTGCACCCTCACGCATCGATTACGAAGAAGAGGCGAAACAGGCTGTCGGGAAGATTATGGAAGCGATGCATTTCGTCGGAGTATTCACAGTGGAATTCTTCATCGACCAGGACGGCCGGCTGTATGTCAATGAGATTGCGCCAAGGCCGCACAATTCGGCCCACCATACGATCGAGTCCTGCAGCATCAGTCAGTTCGATGCCCATATCCTTGCGCTGCTCGATCATCCGATGCCGGAAGTCCGCCAGCACCAGCAGGCCATCATGATGAACCTGCTCGGCGATGATCTCGACCGTCTGGAAGACACACTGTTCAGCCAGCCGGACTGGCACGTGCATGTCTATGGCAAGACGGGACGCAAGCCCGCCCGCAAGATGGGGCATGTGACGCTGCTTACGGATGATGTCGAGGCGACACTGGGTCATCTGGAACAAAAATTTATCAAGGGAGTCGAAGCGTAATGCTGTTATATGAAGGAAAAGCGAAACGGGTCTTCAATACGGAGACGGATGGCGTCTACCGCATCGAATACAAGGATGAGGTGACGGCAGGGAACGGGGAAAAGCATGACTTCCTTACAGGAAAGGGAAGGCTCAACAACCTGATTTCCGCCGACATCTTCGAATACATGGCAGCTCACGGCATCGACTCCCATTTCGTGGAGCGCATCAGTGAGACGGAGCAGCTTGTCCGTGCAGTCGACATCATTCCACTCGAAGTGGTGGTCAGGAACTTTGCTGCAGGCAGCATCGTCAAACGCCTCGGGCTCGCTTCCCACCAGCCGCTCGATCCGCCGCTCGTCGAGTTCTTCTACAAGAACGACGACCTCGGCGACCCGATCCTGACAGATGATCATGTATTGATGCTCGGACTCGCCACAACGGAAGAGATCAAGGCACTGAAGGCAGCAGCACTGAAAATAAACAGCGTGCTCAGCCGGATGATGGCAGAGATGGAACTCTCCCTCATCGACTTCAAGATAGAGTTCGGCAAGGGTCAGGATGGAAACATCGTCCTTGCGGATGAGATTTCGCCGGATACATGCCGCATCGTCGACATGGAGACGAAAGAGAATTTCGATAAGGATGTGTACCGCAACAGCACCGGCTCGCTGCTCGATACGTACACTGCATTCTATAACAAGATGGAGGCCATTAAATAATGAAGAAGGTAGAACTGATCGTTACACTGAAACCACAGGTACTGGATACGCAAGGGGAGGCACTGAACCGCGCGGTGCATGAGCTCGACCATGATGAAATCAACAACATCCGCGTCGGCAAGGTCCTTTATTTCGACATCGACGAGACGGAGGATGCAAAGATCGACGACAGTGTGCGCCAGCTGTCCGAGAAGCTGTTCACCAATACCGTCATCGAAACATACTCCTACAGAATCCTCGACGAGGTGTCCCAATAATGAAGTTTGCAGTCGTGAAATTCCCAGGCTCCAACTGTGACAGGGACATGCTGAACGCCGCCGTCAAAGCGGGTGGCGAGGCGGAGTATGTCGACTACCGCGAAACTTCCCTCGAAGCATATGATGGCGTACTAGTTCCCGGCGGCTTCTCATTCGGCGACTACTTGAGGAGCGGTGCGATGGCGAGTGTGGCGCCGATCACCCGTGCCATCAAGGAAGCGGCGGCATCAGGCAAACCGGTGCTCGGCGTCTGCAATGGCTTCCAGATACTGACCGAAATCGGCCTCCTTCCGGGTGCACTCATCTTCAATGACACGCATACATTCATCTCCCGCAATGAAGTGCTGACGATCACGAACAATGAAACGGCGTTCACCAGCGGATATGAAAAGGGCGAATCCGTCATCTTCCCGGTTGCACACGGCGAAGGACACTACTACTGTGACGACGAAACACACGAAACACTTGTTGAAAATAACAGGATCGTACTCACATACAATGACAATCCGAATGGTTCGAGGGCGGACATCGCCGGCATCGTCAATGAAGCGGGCAACGTCTTCGGCCTGATGCCGCACCCGGAACGCGCGCTCGAGACACTGCTCGGCAGTGACGACGGCATGAGACTTTTTGAAAAAATGAACGATTGGGAGGCTAACCATGATCACATTCACTGAACCGACCGAACAGGATATCCGGAATGAAAAACTGTATGCCGATATGGGACTCACCGACGGGGAATATGATAAGGTCATCGGAATCCTCGGCAGGGAGCCGAACTACACGGAAACAGGCATATTCTCCGTCATGTGGAGTGAGCACTGCTCATACAAGCATTCGAAACCCCTCCTGAAGCAGTTCCCGACAACGGGTGACCGTGTACTGATGGGGCCCGGCGAAGGTGCGGGCGTCGTCGATATCGGCGATAACCAGGCGGTCGTGTTCAAAGTGGAATCCCATAACCATCCTTCCGCTGTGGAACCCTACCAGGGTGCGGCTACGGGTGTCGGGGGCATCATCCGTGACATCGTCTCCATCGGTGCGCGTCCAGTCGGCCTCCTGAATTCCCTGCGCTTCGGCGAACTTTCTGAGCCGAACAACCGCCGCCTTCTGCGCGGCGTCGTTGCAGGCATCGGCGGCTACGGCAACTGCATCGGCATCCCGACGGTATCGGGCGAAGTGGAATTCGATCCTTCCTATGACGGCAATCCGCTCGTCAATGCGATGTGTGTCGGCACGATCGACCATGACAAGATCCAGAAGGGGACTGCCAGAGGCATCGGCAATAAAGTCATCTACGTCGGTCTCAAGACGGGCCGCGACGGCATCCATGGGGCGACCTTCGCCTCCGAGGAACTGACGGAGGCGTCCGAATCGAAGCGTCCATCGGTGCAGATCGGGGACCCGTTCACCGGCAAAAAGCTGATGGAGGCGACACTCGACGCCATTAGACAGCCTGAACTCGTCGGCATCCAGGACATGGGGGCGGCAGGCCTCACCTCCTCGAGTGCCGAGATGGCAGCGAAGGGCGAATCCGGCATTGCGCTCCATCTCGACCAGGTGCCGGTCAGGGAGGACGGCATCACA
This genomic interval carries:
- the purQ gene encoding phosphoribosylformylglycinamidine synthase subunit PurQ — translated: MKFAVVKFPGSNCDRDMLNAAVKAGGEAEYVDYRETSLEAYDGVLVPGGFSFGDYLRSGAMASVAPITRAIKEAAASGKPVLGVCNGFQILTEIGLLPGALIFNDTHTFISRNEVLTITNNETAFTSGYEKGESVIFPVAHGEGHYYCDDETHETLVENNRIVLTYNDNPNGSRADIAGIVNEAGNVFGLMPHPERALETLLGSDDGMRLFEKMNDWEANHDHIH
- the purC gene encoding phosphoribosylaminoimidazolesuccinocarboxamide synthase; translated protein: MLLYEGKAKRVFNTETDGVYRIEYKDEVTAGNGEKHDFLTGKGRLNNLISADIFEYMAAHGIDSHFVERISETEQLVRAVDIIPLEVVVRNFAAGSIVKRLGLASHQPLDPPLVEFFYKNDDLGDPILTDDHVLMLGLATTEEIKALKAAALKINSVLSRMMAEMELSLIDFKIEFGKGQDGNIVLADEISPDTCRIVDMETKENFDKDVYRNSTGSLLDTYTAFYNKMEAIK
- the purK gene encoding 5-(carboxyamino)imidazole ribonucleotide synthase: MNSIRLGGTIGIIGGGQLGKMLAQSALRMGYRVAILDPSGDAPAKATCHTFIHAPFSDFDALKHLCEISDIVTYEFENIDAHILRTLVHDYNVPQGAETVLTLQNRDLEKTAIAESGADIVPYGKIEDGDALKGFVREHGLPVIVKTTTGGYDGKGQMVIESEAELAEMNIPFDEAEWVVEKYLHLEREVSLTTARSTSGQVIHFPLQENLHKNQILYRTIAPSRIDYEEEAKQAVGKIMEAMHFVGVFTVEFFIDQDGRLYVNEIAPRPHNSAHHTIESCSISQFDAHILALLDHPMPEVRQHQQAIMMNLLGDDLDRLEDTLFSQPDWHVHVYGKTGRKPARKMGHVTLLTDDVEATLGHLEQKFIKGVEA
- the purS gene encoding phosphoribosylformylglycinamidine synthase subunit PurS; the protein is MKKVELIVTLKPQVLDTQGEALNRAVHELDHDEINNIRVGKVLYFDIDETEDAKIDDSVRQLSEKLFTNTVIETYSYRILDEVSQ